A single Pangasianodon hypophthalmus isolate fPanHyp1 chromosome 27, fPanHyp1.pri, whole genome shotgun sequence DNA region contains:
- the apool gene encoding MICOS complex subunit MIC27 gives MVAKVVKLAVLPAALGLASFRVYAMTEEKTDEQFSPRELSIYSTEPPALRYVEEKPGHLQAGFGLMRVGLQRYVRAVQNTCTSVKVGAVSLYQAGQDTYNFLRDPPPGFLPRVGIITVSGLAGLVLARKGSRLKRIGVPLALTTVGTAVCYPTHTVRVLKVTGKKVYTASSSVASAFRSKPKEEGIVPDASLENASEEVAPETEVVPQHDELPEKVPFLPEGESVSEDASVTEVAPVSGNSLTIDAVAEEVAHVSEDSSTSDNVTDVAPMPEVSPATDVVIDEVSPVSEVSPATDVVTEVTSASLATDNAQAEVVSLVEGSSVVPLTPVPVLAPEDVIPSEVVLGVETPPVDRVVELAPQEKTTPVSGDVALEAGTCVSEIVTEKAPVAEVTQLSDVTFDRSTLVDPVTPTEDATEVALLPDILEEVTPVSEVTPTEDALVLNTVPLSDVTLKEATSEDDKATEVKPLLDVAAEESSPVSEDSPAIEVSPAEVASLAEEVGTAVVFPSPDIAPEMTPSEAAVVTLVESSPAVDITSDVVEVVENLPESAAPQAEAASLTVEEATPPPHDVEEATPSPHNVEEATPSPLVVEEATPPPHDVEEATPPPHDVEEATPSPHNVEEATPSPLVVEEATPPPHDVEEATPPPHDVEEATPPPHDVEEATPPPHDVEEATPSPHNVEEATPPPHDVEEATPPPHDVEEATPPPLDVEEATPPPHDVEEATPPPLYVEETTPPPLNVEESIPPPAKDIPSCPPVKEKPRFDPDPSLLDHGQAHPEDADLYSTRG, from the exons ATGGTGGCCAAG GTGGTGAAGTTGGCAGTGCTACCTGCTGCTTTGGGTTTGGCCTCGTTCCGAGTTTATGCCATGACTGAGGAAAAGACGGACGAGCAGTTTTCACCACGAGAG CTGTCTATCTACAGCACAGAGCCTCCAGCGCTACGATATGTGGAGGAGAAACCAGGGCACCTGCAGGCAGGCTTCGGGCTGATGAGAGTGGGGCTTCAGCGTTACGTCAGAGCCGTGCAG AATACTTGCACCTCGGTGAAAGTCGGCGCTGTGTCTTTATACCAAGCTGGTCAAG aCACGTATAATTTCCTGAGGGACCCGCCCCCTGGCTTCCTGCCCAGAGTTGGTATAATCACTGTGTCTGGATTGGCTGGCCTCGTCCTGGCACGCAAGG GCTCTCGGCTAAAGAGAATAGGTGTTCCTCTGGCGTTGACAACTGTTGGCACCGCTGTATGCTACCCCACGCATACTGTTAGAGTTTTAAAG GTAACAGGTAAAAAAGTGTACACTGCGAGTTCTTCGGTTGCCTCTGCATTCAGATCCAAACCCAAAGAGGAAGGCATTGTTCCTGATGCAAGTCTGGAG AATGCATCAGAAGAGGTTGCCCCTGAAACGGAAGTTGTCCCTCAGCATGATGAACTACCAGAAAAGGTACCCTTCTTGCCAGAGGGTGAATCTGTATCAGAGGATGCCTCAGTCACAGAAGTTGCCCCTGTGTCAGGGAATTCCCTAACTATAGATGCTGTTGCAGAAGAAGTTGCCCATGTGTCTGAGGATTCCTCAACTTCAGATAATGTCACAGATGTTGCCCCCATGCCAGAGGTTTCCCCAGCTACAGATGTTGTCATAGACGAAGTTTCCCCTGTGTCAGAGGTTTCCCCAGCTACAGATGTTGTCACAGAAGTTACCTCTGCTTCTCTAGCTACGGATAATGCCCAGGCAGAGGTTGTTTCACTTGTAgaaggttcttcagttgttcctCTTACCCCTGTGCCTGTCTTGGCTCCAGAGGATGTTATTCCATCAGAGGTTGTCTTAGGTGTAGAGACTCCACCTGTAGACAGAGTTGTAGAACTTGCCCCACAAGAAAAGACCACCCCTGTCTCTGGGGATGTTGCCCTTGAAGCGGGTACATGCGTGTCCGAGATAGTAACAGAGAAAGCACCTGTTGCAGAAGTTACCCAACTGTCTGATGTTACATTTGATAGGAGTACCCTTGTGGATCCAGTAACCCCAACAGAGGATGCAACAGAAGTTGCCCTACTGCCTGATATCCTCGAGGAGGTTACCCCTGTGAGTGAGGTAACACCAACAGAGGATGCCCTAGTTCTAAACACTGTTCCACTGTCCGATGTTACCCTTAAGGAGGCTACCTCAGAGGATGACAAAGCAACAGAAGTTAAACCTCTACTTGATGTTGCTGCTGAAGAGTCTAGTCCGGTGTCTGAGGATTCACCAGCTATCGAGGTTTCCCCAGCAGAAGTTGCCTCACTTGCAGAAGAAGTTGGGACTGCAGTTGTTTTCCCTTCACCAGATATTGCCCCAGAAATGACTCCATCTGAGGCTGCAGTAGTTACCCTTGTAGAAAGTTCTCCAGCTGTAGACATTACTTCTGATGTTGTGGAAGTCGTAGAAAATTTGCCTGAATCTGCTGCCCCACAAGCTGAAGCTGCTTCCCTGACTGTAGAGGAAGCTACACCTCCTCCCCACGACGTAGAAGAAGCTACACCTTCTCCCCACAATGTAGAAGAAGCTACACCTTCTCCCCTCGTCGTAGAGGAAGCTACACCTCCTCCCCACGATGTAGAGGAAGCTACACCTCCTCCCCACGACGTAGAAGAAGCTACACCTTCTCCCCACAATGTAGAAGAAGCTACACCTTCTCCCCTCGTCGTAGAGGAAGCTACACCTCCTCCCCACGATGTAGAGGAAGCTACACCTCCTCCCCACGACGTAGAAGAAGCTACACCTCCTCCCCACGATGTAGAGGAAGCTACACCTCCTCCCCACGACGTAGAAGAAGCTACACCTTCTCCCCACAATGTAGAAGAAGCTACACCTCCTCCCCACGACGTAGAGGAAGCTACACCTCCTCCCCACGACGTAGAGGAAGCTACACCTCCTCCCCTCGACGTAGAGGAAGCTACACCTCCTCCCCACGACGTAGAGGAAGCTACACCTCCTCCCCTCTACGTAGAGGAAACTACACCTCCTCCCCTCAATGTAGAGGAATCGATACCTCCACCAGCTAAAGACATCCCATCCTGTCCTCCAGTTAAAG AGAAACCACGGTTCGATCCTGATCCGTCTTTATTGGATCACGGACAGGCTCATCCTGAAGATGCCGACTTGTACAGCACCCGGGGATAA